A genomic region of Brevibacillus sp. JNUCC-41 contains the following coding sequences:
- a CDS encoding 2-hydroxyacid dehydrogenase — MKPKVIIYKKVAQEVLDYVRETCDVVYFEGLDSRNYPEFLQELKNAKGILGSGLKVDKTLLDQAPHLKIVCNSSVGYDNLDITELSNRGIMATNTPEVLNETVADTIMGLMLSTARRMPEMDQMVKSGQWTSNFGEKSFGLDVHHKVLGIIGMGGIGSAVSKRARFGFDMNILYHNRSRNEEAEQKYGATYCSLEDLLKQSDFVCLMTPLTPQTEKMMGEKEFKLMKETAIFINCSRGKTVDEEALITALKNGEIHAAGLDVFVQEPVQEDNPLLSMKNVVTLPHIGSATYETRLKMAMLAATNLVAGIQGETPPTLIKAGVKVK; from the coding sequence ATGAAACCGAAAGTAATCATCTATAAGAAAGTGGCTCAAGAAGTGTTGGATTATGTTCGAGAGACTTGTGATGTCGTTTATTTTGAAGGTCTTGACTCACGAAATTATCCTGAATTCCTTCAAGAGCTGAAGAACGCAAAAGGCATATTAGGTTCAGGATTAAAAGTGGATAAAACTTTACTGGATCAAGCACCGCACTTAAAAATCGTCTGTAATTCGTCAGTTGGTTACGACAATTTGGATATAACCGAGTTGTCCAATCGAGGAATCATGGCCACGAACACTCCAGAGGTATTGAATGAGACAGTCGCAGATACGATTATGGGCTTGATGCTGTCCACGGCGAGAAGAATGCCGGAGATGGATCAAATGGTAAAGTCAGGGCAATGGACATCGAATTTCGGAGAAAAATCATTTGGGTTGGACGTCCATCATAAAGTATTAGGGATTATCGGGATGGGCGGAATAGGTTCTGCCGTTTCAAAAAGGGCCCGTTTTGGATTCGATATGAACATCCTATATCACAATAGATCTAGAAACGAAGAAGCAGAACAAAAATATGGAGCTACATACTGTTCTCTGGAAGATCTGTTAAAGCAATCTGATTTTGTCTGTTTGATGACACCGCTGACTCCCCAAACTGAAAAGATGATGGGGGAAAAAGAATTCAAGCTTATGAAAGAGACTGCCATCTTCATCAATTGTTCTAGAGGGAAAACAGTGGATGAGGAAGCCTTGATCACTGCGCTAAAAAACGGTGAAATTCACGCGGCAGGACTGGATGTCTTTGTACAAGAGCCCGTCCAGGAAGACAATCCGTTGCTTTCCATGAAGAATGTCGTCACTTTGCCTCATATCGGTTCCGCAACATATGAAACCCGCCTGAAAATGGCGATGTTGGCAGCAACCAACCTTGTAGCCGGAATACAGGGAGAAACTCCGCCTACCTTGATTAAAGCTGGAGTAAAGGTGAAGTGA
- a CDS encoding excalibur calcium-binding domain-containing protein — MKRLFAILLSFGLVLGLSFGANDVAGAKTKVKTYKNCTALNKDYKGGVARTSSVKNKGGKTKYKPHVSKALYDANKKSDRDKDWIACEK, encoded by the coding sequence TTGAAACGATTATTTGCTATTTTACTATCTTTTGGACTAGTTTTGGGTCTCTCGTTTGGCGCGAATGATGTTGCCGGTGCCAAAACAAAGGTGAAGACGTATAAAAACTGTACAGCATTGAATAAAGACTACAAAGGAGGCGTGGCTCGTACATCTTCCGTTAAAAATAAAGGAGGAAAAACGAAATACAAACCTCATGTTTCAAAGGCGCTATATGACGCCAATAAAAAAAGCGATCGTGACAAAGACTGGATCGCTTGTGAAAAATAA
- the helD gene encoding RNA polymerase recycling motor HelD — protein sequence MNDEIRQEQERLDEVIETITKQIGKIDGETSQRRKEVVNIRKHFWDDLKVNMDTFDDYLETIIGLRQQAQALSEREGAHRYSYKRLSTLRRMQEVPYFGRIDITEEGSALTEHIYIGTSTLTDATGENFIVYDWRAPISSVYYDFPPGPVQYSTPGGMISGMLEKKWQYIIKGGVIESMFDTSLTIGDEILQQVLGKGTDKHMHSIVATIQREQNRIIRNDCGRLLIVQGAAGSGKTSAALQRIAYLLYKNREWLKADQIILFSPNSMFNNYVSNVLPELGEENMQQVTFQEYLDHRLTDSFQVEDPYEQLEFLLTAADDPSYSTRTASIQFKASIRFFEIIKTYRQSLERSGMIFRGLKFRGETLVSAKQISERFYNTDTTLRFHNRVEKLKEWLCEMLDETEKSELKKPWVQEEIEYLSKEDYQKVYNQLEKKRGHTEDSFDDYEKEHKMLARMIVRKKLKTLRKRVKALHFINIKQIYKQLFDEQIQNELWNEGETPVEREICLSTQKMLDEGKLYYEDATPFLLLKELIVGFQTNTSIKYVLVDEAQDYSPFQFEFLKRLFPSARMTVLGDFNQAIFAHASERVDFQTLASLYGVTETESITLDQSYRSTKQIIEFTRELVPEGHRIKAFEREGEKPVLTQVSSRDELHRKIVAKVKDFQSREYNTIAIICKSAAESAAAYDALSIHGEFKLVQKGTNEYEQGVVVIPAYLAKGIEFDAVIIYDASMQTYGDESLRRLFYTACTRAMHNLQIYTVGEASPFLQNDATKRFLLTD from the coding sequence ATGAACGATGAAATTCGGCAGGAGCAAGAACGTTTGGATGAGGTGATCGAAACAATAACGAAACAAATCGGCAAAATTGATGGAGAAACTTCACAGCGCAGAAAAGAAGTTGTTAATATCCGTAAACATTTTTGGGATGACCTCAAGGTTAATATGGATACTTTTGATGATTACCTCGAGACCATCATTGGCTTAAGGCAACAGGCTCAAGCCTTGTCAGAAAGGGAAGGCGCACATAGATATTCCTACAAGAGGTTATCTACACTGCGCCGCATGCAGGAAGTACCTTATTTCGGCCGGATCGATATCACTGAAGAAGGATCTGCCCTTACCGAACATATTTATATAGGGACCTCCACTCTTACTGATGCAACAGGAGAAAATTTCATTGTCTACGATTGGAGGGCCCCGATTTCGAGTGTTTATTATGACTTTCCTCCCGGCCCCGTACAATACTCTACTCCCGGGGGCATGATTTCTGGGATGTTGGAGAAAAAGTGGCAATATATCATCAAAGGAGGCGTTATCGAATCAATGTTCGATACGAGTCTCACCATTGGGGATGAGATACTGCAGCAGGTGCTTGGCAAAGGAACAGATAAGCATATGCACAGTATTGTGGCCACCATTCAACGGGAACAAAATAGGATCATCCGGAACGATTGCGGACGTCTGCTCATTGTTCAAGGTGCTGCCGGCAGCGGTAAGACATCAGCTGCCCTCCAACGGATCGCATACTTGCTCTACAAGAATCGGGAATGGCTAAAAGCCGACCAAATCATTTTATTCTCTCCTAACTCCATGTTTAATAACTACGTATCCAATGTGTTGCCCGAACTTGGCGAAGAGAATATGCAGCAGGTAACATTCCAGGAATACTTGGATCATCGTCTGACTGACTCATTTCAAGTTGAGGACCCTTATGAGCAATTGGAATTTTTGTTGACTGCAGCGGATGATCCTTCCTATAGCACCAGGACAGCGAGTATCCAATTTAAGGCATCGATTCGTTTCTTTGAGATCATCAAAACATACAGGCAATCACTAGAACGATCTGGAATGATCTTTAGAGGGTTAAAGTTCCGCGGGGAAACGCTCGTCTCCGCCAAACAAATCTCGGAAAGATTTTATAACACGGACACCACCTTACGTTTTCACAATAGGGTTGAAAAGTTGAAAGAGTGGTTATGTGAGATGCTTGATGAAACGGAAAAGTCTGAGTTGAAAAAACCTTGGGTCCAGGAGGAAATCGAGTACCTTAGCAAAGAAGACTATCAAAAGGTATACAACCAATTGGAGAAAAAACGCGGCCATACTGAAGATTCCTTTGACGATTATGAGAAAGAGCATAAAATGCTCGCGCGTATGATTGTTCGCAAGAAATTGAAGACATTACGCAAACGGGTAAAAGCACTTCATTTCATCAATATTAAGCAAATATACAAGCAGCTCTTTGACGAACAAATACAGAATGAACTGTGGAATGAGGGTGAAACACCTGTCGAAAGGGAAATATGTTTATCAACGCAAAAAATGCTGGACGAAGGTAAACTGTATTACGAAGACGCGACCCCATTTTTGCTGCTGAAGGAGCTAATTGTAGGATTTCAAACGAATACCTCAATAAAATACGTGCTTGTAGACGAAGCGCAGGATTATTCTCCATTTCAATTCGAGTTTTTGAAACGGTTGTTTCCTTCTGCAAGGATGACCGTGCTCGGTGACTTTAACCAGGCAATATTTGCACATGCCAGCGAACGGGTGGATTTCCAGACTCTTGCCAGTTTATACGGAGTAACTGAAACCGAGAGTATAACCTTGGATCAAAGCTATAGATCCACAAAGCAGATTATTGAATTCACACGTGAACTAGTTCCTGAAGGCCATCGAATTAAGGCATTCGAACGTGAAGGCGAGAAGCCAGTACTGACTCAAGTGTCCAGCCGTGATGAATTGCACCGCAAAATCGTGGCTAAAGTCAAAGACTTTCAAAGTCGTGAATATAATACCATCGCAATAATCTGTAAATCCGCTGCCGAAAGTGCCGCTGCATACGATGCCCTTAGTATCCACGGTGAATTTAAACTCGTACAGAAAGGCACAAATGAATATGAACAGGGGGTTGTTGTCATTCCGGCTTATTTGGCCAAGGGCATCGAATTCGATGCTGTCATCATTTATGATGCATCTATGCAGACATATGGTGATGAGAGCCTGCGAAGATTGTTCTACACCGCATGTACCAGGGCTATGCATAACCTGCAAATATATACGGTTGGCGAAGCCAGTCCTTTCTTGCAAAACGATGCAACGAAGCGTTTCCTTCTGACAGATTAA
- a CDS encoding sugar porter family MFS transporter — MQKIPNIMYVYAIFGGLAGLLYGFDSGAISPAIPFITEEFGLSPSGQGLIVSFLLLGALPAIVLSTSLSKVLGRKSLLIGAGITFIVGSIGCAFATNVSVLIASRFILGIGCGIANMCSLIYLVELAPPKIRGLIGALYQLSVNVGILSAYIVGASFSASGSWRIMLGIGIIPAAIFTFGMLISPESPRWLMTAGKEDRARKVLMKLRGTKQEVEDEINDINHSLKQQSVGFKHLIHQYRKILNMNFILTFFQVFTGINAVVYFAPIIFEGVEINGWSGSNIANFGIGTALVVSTAISLFIVDKLGRKTLLIYSIGGQVLPLIGLALFSDYTIFSMVCVFLYVFAFGIGLGPVFWLFIPEVLPLQARAIGMGVITFLQYTLNFLFSYTFPPLLSVIGNNVFLIYAVLSVVACVFIHYKTPETKGKSLEEIEEYWREQDLAKAIKPA, encoded by the coding sequence TTGCAAAAAATTCCGAATATTATGTATGTTTATGCGATCTTTGGCGGCTTGGCCGGACTATTATATGGTTTTGATTCCGGGGCCATTTCTCCTGCAATCCCATTCATCACCGAGGAGTTTGGACTAAGCCCGTCAGGTCAAGGATTGATTGTAAGTTTCCTGCTATTGGGGGCATTGCCTGCCATCGTCCTCTCCACTTCACTATCAAAGGTGCTTGGAAGAAAATCGCTCCTGATTGGGGCAGGCATCACATTCATCGTCGGGTCGATTGGCTGTGCCTTCGCTACAAATGTAAGCGTTTTAATAGCATCGCGATTCATCCTTGGAATCGGCTGTGGAATAGCCAATATGTGTTCTCTTATTTATCTGGTGGAATTGGCTCCTCCTAAAATCAGGGGATTGATCGGAGCTTTATATCAATTAAGTGTAAACGTCGGGATCTTGAGTGCTTACATAGTGGGGGCTTCCTTCTCCGCTAGCGGATCTTGGAGAATCATGCTCGGAATCGGAATCATTCCAGCAGCAATCTTCACATTTGGAATGCTTATCTCACCGGAAAGCCCGCGGTGGCTCATGACTGCAGGAAAGGAAGACCGTGCAAGGAAAGTCTTGATGAAACTAAGGGGAACGAAGCAAGAAGTGGAAGATGAAATAAACGATATCAATCATTCTCTTAAACAGCAAAGCGTAGGGTTCAAACATTTAATACACCAATATAGAAAAATATTGAATATGAATTTCATTCTAACATTCTTCCAGGTCTTCACGGGAATCAATGCCGTCGTATACTTTGCCCCAATCATTTTTGAAGGGGTTGAAATCAACGGATGGAGCGGTTCCAATATAGCAAACTTCGGGATCGGGACGGCCTTGGTCGTTTCCACTGCCATCTCTTTATTCATCGTTGATAAACTAGGTAGAAAAACGCTGCTCATCTACAGTATTGGCGGTCAGGTCCTGCCGCTGATCGGATTGGCGCTATTTTCGGATTATACGATTTTCAGCATGGTTTGTGTGTTCTTATATGTCTTCGCATTCGGAATCGGCCTTGGACCCGTCTTCTGGCTATTCATACCGGAAGTGCTGCCATTGCAGGCAAGAGCGATCGGAATGGGCGTCATCACCTTTTTGCAATACACATTGAACTTCCTTTTTTCATACACGTTCCCGCCACTGTTAAGTGTCATTGGCAATAACGTTTTTCTCATATATGCGGTCTTATCAGTGGTCGCTTGCGTATTCATACACTATAAAACTCCTGAAACGAAAGGGAAATCATTGGAGGAAATTGAAGAATACTGGCGTGAACAAGATTTGGCAAAGGCCATTAAACCTGCTTGA
- a CDS encoding phosphoglycerate dehydrogenase codes for MSTLLLEKVKTIKALNNIAESGLNVFNKGEFKVDNDSENPDAIVLRSFNMHTMEFGDQLKAIARAGAGVNNIPVDKCTEQGIVVFNTPGANANAVKEMVLTSLMASSRNLFAGVAWTKTLEGEGEQIPKLVEAGKKQFVGKEIKGKTLGVIGLGAIGALVANDALDLDMDVIGFDPFISVDTAWNLSRNVQRAMTIEELFAESDYITVHVPLTDDTRGMFNQETFSIMKPGVHILNFSRGELVNEEDMQAALESGVVGKFITDFPNENVLKMKNVVPIPHLGASTLESEENCAIMAARQLKNFLETGNIKNSVNFPNTSLPYTGNRRVATFHENVPNMVGQITLAVSGFNLNIADMVNRSRGGYAYTIIDIDGEVNGDIIPGLEEKIKQIEGIVTTRII; via the coding sequence ATGAGCACATTACTTTTAGAAAAAGTCAAAACGATCAAAGCGTTAAATAATATTGCCGAAAGCGGGCTGAATGTATTCAATAAAGGCGAATTCAAGGTCGACAATGACAGTGAAAACCCTGATGCGATCGTTCTTCGCAGCTTTAACATGCATACTATGGAATTCGGCGATCAGTTAAAGGCAATCGCAAGGGCAGGGGCTGGAGTCAATAATATTCCGGTCGATAAATGCACTGAGCAAGGAATTGTCGTTTTCAATACACCTGGTGCTAACGCAAACGCTGTAAAAGAAATGGTGCTGACGTCATTAATGGCCTCATCTCGTAACCTTTTTGCAGGTGTGGCTTGGACTAAGACGCTTGAAGGCGAAGGAGAACAAATTCCAAAGCTTGTTGAAGCAGGAAAGAAACAATTCGTTGGTAAAGAAATCAAGGGGAAAACTCTTGGCGTAATCGGTTTAGGTGCGATCGGTGCACTTGTAGCGAATGATGCCCTGGATTTGGACATGGATGTCATTGGGTTTGACCCGTTCATCTCTGTTGATACAGCTTGGAACTTGTCCCGCAATGTACAGCGCGCCATGACAATTGAAGAATTGTTTGCAGAATCTGATTATATTACAGTACACGTTCCATTAACTGACGACACAAGAGGAATGTTTAACCAAGAAACATTCAGCATCATGAAGCCGGGCGTACATATCTTGAATTTCTCACGCGGCGAGTTAGTGAATGAAGAGGATATGCAAGCTGCACTTGAAAGCGGAGTGGTAGGCAAGTTCATTACTGACTTCCCGAATGAAAACGTGTTGAAAATGAAAAATGTCGTTCCAATTCCGCATCTTGGTGCCTCTACGCTTGAATCAGAGGAAAACTGTGCCATCATGGCAGCCCGTCAGTTGAAGAACTTTTTAGAAACAGGGAACATCAAGAACTCTGTGAACTTCCCAAATACTTCCCTTCCTTATACAGGAAACCGTCGTGTGGCAACTTTCCACGAAAACGTTCCGAACATGGTTGGGCAAATCACACTGGCTGTATCTGGCTTTAATCTGAACATCGCTGACATGGTTAACAGAAGCCGTGGGGGATATGCGTATACGATCATCGACATTGACGGTGAAGTAAACGGCGATATCATTCCTGGCTTGGAAGAAAAAATCAAACAAATAGAAGGCATCGTTACAACTCGTATTATCTAA
- a CDS encoding RbsD/FucU family protein translates to MLKGIPPILSPELMKIMMEMGHGDEIVLADGNYPAASHSNRIINGHGHGVADFLQAILAFFPLDTYVTHPVILMNPVEGDEKSPVIWKSYEDIIKKSNHIPINIGKLERMDFYERSKAAYAIIATSERAQYANLILKKGVL, encoded by the coding sequence ATGCTTAAAGGAATTCCGCCGATACTTTCTCCTGAATTGATGAAGATCATGATGGAGATGGGGCACGGTGATGAAATCGTACTTGCAGACGGAAATTATCCGGCTGCAAGTCATTCAAACCGGATCATCAACGGTCATGGACATGGCGTGGCCGACTTCCTGCAAGCGATATTGGCGTTTTTTCCACTCGATACGTATGTCACGCATCCGGTCATACTGATGAACCCTGTGGAAGGCGATGAAAAAAGCCCTGTTATCTGGAAGAGTTATGAAGATATAATAAAAAAATCGAACCATATCCCCATCAACATCGGAAAACTGGAACGAATGGACTTTTACGAACGAAGTAAAGCGGCCTATGCCATTATCGCAACAAGTGAACGGGCACAGTATGCGAATCTCATATTGAAAAAAGGTGTACTTTAA
- the sspL gene encoding small, acid-soluble spore protein L, whose amino-acid sequence MSKKTGRGRIAPSVNPQGHGKDVEFSTEPKSDLENKAKKSNTK is encoded by the coding sequence ATGAGTAAAAAGACAGGAAGAGGTCGCATTGCACCAAGTGTTAACCCGCAGGGACACGGAAAAGATGTGGAATTCTCCACTGAGCCAAAAAGCGATCTTGAAAACAAGGCAAAAAAGTCCAATACAAAATAA
- a CDS encoding M4 family metallopeptidase produces the protein MHNNDCSKRCQCFIVPNYILENLAQNDVEEARISLVKSRQMRRRRIFKEYDIDGVVALTDAGSERQGESARHVYDCKGGTKLRQNEARKEGDRSSADPVVNAAYDYSGVVRDYFKDVLHRNSIDNQGLDLILNVHYGNKFTNAYWDGDEMVFGDGDGVIFSNFANSLDVIGHELTHGVTQFTSGLEYEGQSGALNEHLSDVFGVTIKQFHLKQTAGDADWLIGADIMGPTLKGQALRSMKAPGTAFDNKLMGKDIQPDHMKNFYKGERDNHGVHINSGIPNKAFYLVSMEIGTDKAALIWFNAMQNLFATANFNQFVQIVIKAAQKLVDSGEVPETAIGTIENAFKAVGLPE, from the coding sequence ATGCATAATAACGATTGTTCCAAAAGGTGTCAGTGTTTCATCGTACCTAATTATATTCTTGAGAATTTGGCACAAAATGATGTGGAAGAAGCACGGATCAGTTTAGTGAAAAGCCGTCAAATGCGCAGGCGCAGGATCTTTAAAGAATATGATATTGACGGTGTTGTCGCTTTAACGGATGCAGGATCTGAACGTCAAGGTGAATCTGCCCGACATGTTTACGATTGTAAAGGGGGAACGAAACTCCGGCAGAATGAGGCAAGGAAAGAAGGAGATCGATCAAGTGCAGACCCTGTTGTTAACGCTGCATACGATTATAGCGGAGTTGTGCGTGACTATTTCAAGGATGTCTTGCACCGTAATTCAATTGATAACCAAGGCCTTGATCTCATTCTGAACGTTCATTATGGGAATAAATTCACGAATGCCTATTGGGACGGAGATGAAATGGTATTTGGTGACGGCGATGGGGTCATCTTTAGCAATTTTGCCAATTCACTCGATGTAATTGGACACGAACTGACACATGGGGTTACGCAGTTCACAAGTGGATTGGAATATGAAGGTCAGTCCGGGGCTTTGAATGAACATCTTTCAGATGTGTTTGGAGTTACCATAAAACAATTTCACTTAAAGCAAACGGCAGGAGACGCCGATTGGCTAATCGGTGCTGATATAATGGGACCGACACTGAAAGGGCAGGCACTCCGTTCGATGAAAGCGCCAGGTACTGCATTTGACAATAAGTTAATGGGGAAAGATATTCAGCCTGATCATATGAAGAACTTCTATAAAGGAGAACGCGATAATCATGGTGTCCATATCAATAGCGGCATACCGAACAAGGCCTTTTATCTAGTATCCATGGAAATCGGAACGGACAAGGCGGCTTTGATCTGGTTCAATGCGATGCAGAATTTATTTGCAACGGCAAACTTCAATCAATTCGTGCAAATTGTCATCAAAGCAGCGCAAAAGCTCGTTGATAGCGGAGAAGTGCCTGAAACAGCCATAGGAACAATTGAAAATGCTTTTAAAGCGGTTGGATTGCCTGAGTAG
- a CDS encoding Nramp family divalent metal transporter has protein sequence MNALEKNESEYITRWNGVNNLKNQSNFAESTVIVPEVVSKKPNFITKFKTSYGPGILAVLTWLGAGDLVTSSVAGADYGYSLMWILALSLILRFLIVNVIARFQLCNTEGLTILEGYGRIHPFFGYFMFGYALIMGHLFNAYMIKGAGEVLSTLFHVNQPFLASMVVVGLVFMLIGRNIYNRIESVMKVLLALLTIAFLFLAIQATPDAGQIIKGTVGFSIPSDTGVHGALLVAISIIGAVAGSISNFVHPYFMKEKGWTKPSHVKVQRNDLLFAIGVCIVINLAIWVVGAEILKPNGIHVETIDDLAMALQMSLGQFGWYIFYLGVFGVLFASVVGKSTGFPRLIVDAFYVINKDRREKYNGKYEKDPMYKWIMIFVLVTPIIWSIPGMPGFIALTIGVNAINIIGFPIIAIGMLVLSNKKSLMGKYKNNWFENIILSLASILAIWSAIQLATTFF, from the coding sequence ATGAATGCTTTAGAAAAAAATGAAAGCGAATACATTACTCGCTGGAATGGAGTGAATAACTTGAAAAATCAATCAAACTTTGCTGAATCCACTGTGATTGTTCCGGAGGTCGTAAGTAAGAAGCCGAATTTCATCACGAAGTTCAAAACATCTTATGGTCCTGGGATTCTTGCCGTGTTAACGTGGCTTGGAGCCGGGGATCTGGTAACTTCATCGGTTGCCGGGGCAGATTATGGATATAGCTTAATGTGGATTTTAGCTCTGTCATTAATCCTTCGTTTTCTTATCGTTAATGTTATCGCCAGGTTCCAGCTCTGTAACACAGAGGGGTTAACTATACTTGAAGGATATGGACGTATCCACCCATTCTTCGGTTACTTCATGTTTGGTTATGCACTAATAATGGGTCATCTTTTTAATGCATATATGATTAAGGGAGCGGGAGAGGTATTATCGACCCTATTCCATGTTAACCAGCCATTCTTAGCTTCAATGGTCGTTGTAGGATTAGTTTTTATGCTTATTGGCAGGAATATTTATAATAGAATTGAAAGTGTCATGAAAGTGCTTTTGGCGTTATTGACCATTGCCTTCTTGTTCCTGGCCATTCAAGCAACACCGGATGCGGGGCAAATCATTAAGGGAACAGTTGGTTTTAGCATTCCAAGTGATACTGGCGTTCATGGAGCATTATTGGTGGCGATTTCAATTATCGGTGCAGTGGCAGGATCGATTTCGAACTTTGTTCATCCATATTTCATGAAGGAAAAGGGATGGACGAAACCGAGTCATGTAAAGGTTCAAAGAAATGATTTGCTTTTTGCCATCGGAGTTTGCATCGTGATTAATTTGGCCATTTGGGTGGTCGGGGCAGAAATTTTAAAACCGAATGGAATTCATGTGGAAACGATTGATGACTTGGCAATGGCATTACAAATGTCGTTAGGACAATTTGGCTGGTACATTTTCTATCTTGGTGTATTTGGCGTATTGTTCGCGAGTGTAGTAGGGAAGTCAACTGGTTTTCCTAGATTGATAGTAGATGCCTTTTATGTAATAAATAAGGATCGTCGCGAAAAGTACAATGGTAAATATGAAAAAGATCCAATGTATAAATGGATTATGATTTTTGTATTGGTTACCCCAATCATTTGGTCCATTCCCGGCATGCCTGGTTTCATCGCTTTGACAATCGGAGTAAATGCAATAAACATCATCGGTTTTCCTATTATCGCTATTGGGATGCTGGTGCTATCAAATAAAAAGAGCTTGATGGGAAAATATAAAAACAATTGGTTCGAAAATATCATTCTATCTTTAGCTTCCATTTTAGCGATTTGGTCCGCCATTCAATTAGCTACAACCTTTTTTTAA
- a CDS encoding protealysin inhibitor emfourin, translating into MHIKFSCIGGFANLDLNFQIDTDELPKEQKEELQNLMMTTDLPNAAESKKVKAQGFDAFSYQLVIADEKKQQSFSFTDITAPEEVRPLLDYLRDLAIEKKMAE; encoded by the coding sequence ATGCATATCAAATTTAGCTGCATAGGGGGATTTGCCAACCTCGACTTGAATTTCCAGATAGATACAGATGAATTGCCAAAAGAGCAAAAGGAAGAATTGCAGAACTTAATGATGACAACGGATCTTCCTAATGCTGCCGAAAGCAAAAAAGTAAAAGCGCAAGGGTTCGACGCGTTTTCATACCAACTGGTTATAGCAGATGAAAAGAAGCAGCAGTCTTTCTCTTTTACTGACATAACAGCTCCAGAGGAAGTGCGGCCCTTATTGGATTATTTACGGGATTTAGCGATTGAAAAAAAGATGGCAGAATAA
- a CDS encoding competence protein ComK, with amino-acid sequence MIRKNYLLNVDTVGMMEHYDSNGVEMTTVVEGENTFHVAQPRQEILNNTLNHFGLDLDGGLAAAKSVLGGKYRLPVCINAQLGMVWFSSRSFRKRGGIWFSYIHIRDLEEMNEKETLVHTNYGHCLPVNLSKNQLSFKRDQASYLQTTFHERSLGRKTFYYEPGSGITFCKEPGEVHYRVKGKE; translated from the coding sequence ATGATACGCAAAAACTATTTATTGAATGTGGATACGGTGGGAATGATGGAGCATTACGATTCCAATGGTGTGGAGATGACCACGGTAGTGGAAGGGGAGAACACATTCCATGTTGCCCAACCGCGACAGGAAATCCTGAATAACACGCTAAACCACTTTGGGCTGGATCTAGATGGAGGACTTGCAGCAGCCAAATCCGTGCTTGGCGGTAAATACAGGCTGCCTGTCTGCATAAACGCCCAGCTGGGAATGGTCTGGTTCTCCTCCCGATCATTTCGGAAAAGGGGAGGGATCTGGTTTTCCTACATCCATATTCGAGATCTCGAGGAAATGAACGAAAAAGAGACATTGGTCCACACAAACTACGGACATTGCCTTCCAGTAAACTTAAGTAAAAATCAGCTCTCCTTCAAAAGGGATCAAGCCTCCTATTTGCAAACGACCTTCCATGAACGCTCATTAGGCAGAAAGACCTTTTATTACGAGCCGGGAAGCGGAATCACCTTTTGCAAAGAACCTGGGGAGGTCCATTACAGGGTGAAAGGGAAGGAATAA
- a CDS encoding zinc ribbon domain-containing protein, which translates to MKKYKTCQSCGMPLSKDELGGGTEKDGSKSTKYCSHCYMNGEFTQKITAMEMQKFVQNHMIKNMKMPKFIAKFFTRGIPKLERWK; encoded by the coding sequence ATGAAAAAATATAAAACATGTCAGAGCTGTGGAATGCCGCTATCTAAAGATGAATTAGGTGGAGGAACTGAAAAAGATGGTAGTAAAAGCACTAAATATTGCAGTCATTGTTATATGAATGGTGAATTCACTCAAAAGATTACTGCGATGGAAATGCAAAAATTTGTTCAAAATCATATGATCAAAAATATGAAAATGCCTAAATTTATTGCTAAGTTCTTTACTAGGGGCATCCCGAAGTTAGAGCGATGGAAATAA